The following coding sequences are from one Streptomyces dengpaensis window:
- a CDS encoding FAD-dependent oxidoreductase, producing the protein MSVLSASRRTEGGSRALVIGAGVSGLTTALCLRRRGLAVTVVADKLSPDIVSAVAGALWEWPPAVCGHHQDTISLKRSKEWCMVSYRAFTELSGDPATGVRLRPAVSYFRRPVAEVPRELAKMRELSHLPGFRHDAALITENRLGEGAKAVDAYTHLAPVIDTEAYMDWLLARVLTAGATLVQGMIDSGLVTHEQDLLRRYDADVIVNCAGLGAMFLSPDASMYPLRGALFHVRNDDRMFPRITTAHLMAHDDAHPGQNMVFVVPRNDTTLVLGGLVEEGEWSIDLAYRHEPVRAMVRRCSEFLPMLRDAIPLPDPVRVGVRPARKGNVRLETEFGTRIVHNYGHGGSGFTLSWGCAEEAAELAARIA; encoded by the coding sequence ATGAGCGTGCTGTCCGCGTCCCGACGAACCGAAGGCGGGAGCCGGGCCCTGGTGATCGGCGCCGGGGTCAGCGGGCTGACCACGGCACTGTGTCTGCGGCGCAGGGGCCTCGCGGTCACCGTCGTCGCCGACAAACTCTCCCCCGACATCGTCTCCGCCGTCGCCGGCGCCCTGTGGGAGTGGCCGCCGGCCGTGTGCGGACACCACCAGGACACGATCTCCCTGAAGCGCTCCAAGGAGTGGTGCATGGTCTCCTACCGCGCCTTCACGGAGCTGAGCGGGGACCCGGCCACCGGAGTACGCCTCCGCCCCGCCGTCTCCTATTTCCGCCGCCCCGTGGCCGAAGTCCCGCGCGAACTGGCCAAGATGCGGGAGCTGAGCCACCTGCCGGGCTTCCGCCACGACGCCGCCCTGATCACCGAGAACCGCCTGGGGGAGGGCGCGAAGGCAGTCGACGCCTACACCCATCTCGCACCGGTGATCGACACCGAGGCGTACATGGACTGGCTGCTGGCCCGGGTGCTCACCGCCGGGGCCACCCTCGTCCAGGGCATGATCGACTCCGGGTTGGTGACACACGAACAGGACCTGCTGCGCCGGTACGACGCCGACGTCATCGTCAACTGCGCCGGCCTGGGGGCGATGTTCCTGTCCCCCGACGCCTCGATGTACCCACTGCGCGGCGCCCTCTTCCACGTACGCAACGACGACCGCATGTTCCCCCGCATCACCACCGCGCACCTGATGGCCCACGACGACGCGCACCCCGGCCAGAACATGGTCTTCGTCGTCCCGCGCAACGACACCACGCTCGTGCTCGGCGGACTCGTCGAGGAGGGCGAGTGGTCCATCGACCTGGCCTACCGCCACGAGCCGGTACGGGCGATGGTCCGCCGCTGCTCGGAGTTCCTCCCGATGCTCCGCGACGCCATCCCTCTCCCCGACCCGGTACGCGTCGGAGTCCGCCCGGCACGCAAGGGGAACGTCCGCCTGGAGACCGAGTTCGGCACCCGGATCGTGCACAACTACGGCCACGGCGGCTCCGGTTTCACCCTCTCCTGGGGCTGCGCCGAGGAGGCCGCGGAACTCGCGGCCCGGATCGCCTGA